Proteins found in one Solitalea lacus genomic segment:
- a CDS encoding SusC/RagA family TonB-linked outer membrane protein, translating to MKVKKFTLLGLLCLLLFAPHHSWAQLKKIKGTVSDPSGLPLAGVTVSIKNQTKATATDGSGAYQLEAQVGDLLEFSMLGFNNKEVTVGQAVMINVILTESAKALEEVIVVGYGAQKKVNLTGSVATVSAKQIQNRPLTNLASALSGTASGVYVNQSSGQPGNESVSIRIMGTGTLNSASPLVLVDGIEAPINNINPNDVENISVLKDAAAASIYGSRAANGVILVTTKKGKTGKPRLSYSVYSGIQKMPNSLNMITDFPTVMGLINESRINMGDAIVYKPEFIQSWRDSSAIDPIRWPNTDWFSFLFKNGSMQEHNLSVNGGTENITYNVSLNYLQNQGMISSTSYKRYGLRMNIDGKISDRIKTGTNFAINTGLQKGPADISSLFTFMSSPDIYPKHPDGRYGAVQDGANAQTNNALARLELEKSQNQKLDLTGIGYVQVELLKDLFLKGNAGIRYGQNNSSTFQMQADLWNFRTGKNIQPVTTPGNSLFNSFDKNYTLTLFPTLNYSVTLKNAHALSALAGYSQEFYKRDYFGGSGSKIFSPETPVLATALDNIKTEGAATEWAMKSFFGRLNYDYKGRYLLEANLRADGSSRFAPGNRWGYFPSFSAAWRITEEKFAAGLRNYVDNIKLRGSWGKLGNNNTNPNNYTNGNDYAYQSLYNASGVNYNFGGSVAGGIAPTALVNQGISWESTTIKNVGMDMDFFKSKLHVEANYFNKITNGILYTLDVPDYIGGLGGPVVNLAEVTNKGWELSTQYSDKIGKVELSIGGNITHVDNEVSKFRGENIRAGSLFIIQEGYPISSIFGYQAAGIFRSADEVMAAPVQKVISGNSKVSTSPGDIRYTDVNGDNKITSDDRKVIGNVLPKYTFGLNLSVKAYGFELSTIFNGVYKQDAYLNSNFYTWQAEGSTARRINAKWMDRWTPDNANAELPRLTTSKFTDNNMNSSFWVQDASFLRLKNVQLTYNIPSKFVQKIKLSDLKVYINAQNLFTITNFDGFDPERTSTNTNIEHPNVKVFSMGINTSF from the coding sequence ATGAAAGTAAAAAAGTTTACACTATTAGGGCTTTTATGCCTGCTGCTCTTCGCCCCTCATCATAGTTGGGCACAACTCAAAAAAATCAAGGGCACGGTTAGTGACCCATCAGGTCTGCCACTGGCGGGTGTAACGGTAAGTATTAAAAACCAGACAAAAGCTACGGCTACTGATGGTTCAGGAGCTTATCAGTTAGAGGCCCAAGTAGGAGATCTACTTGAGTTTAGCATGTTAGGTTTTAATAACAAGGAAGTAACTGTTGGCCAAGCCGTAATGATCAATGTAATACTTACTGAAAGTGCGAAAGCACTTGAGGAGGTAATAGTAGTGGGTTATGGCGCCCAAAAGAAAGTTAATCTTACCGGATCCGTAGCAACTGTTTCCGCAAAACAAATTCAAAACAGACCATTGACTAACCTGGCTTCGGCACTTTCAGGAACTGCATCTGGCGTGTATGTAAACCAGTCTTCTGGTCAGCCGGGCAATGAAAGTGTATCCATACGGATTATGGGAACGGGTACCCTCAATAGTGCCTCTCCTTTAGTGTTGGTGGACGGAATTGAAGCGCCGATTAATAATATCAATCCTAACGATGTGGAAAACATAAGTGTTTTAAAAGACGCAGCGGCAGCTTCCATATATGGTTCAAGGGCGGCCAATGGGGTTATTTTGGTTACTACTAAGAAAGGGAAAACCGGAAAACCACGTCTGAGCTATAGTGTTTACAGCGGGATTCAGAAAATGCCCAATTCATTAAACATGATTACTGATTTTCCTACAGTAATGGGGTTGATTAATGAGTCACGAATTAATATGGGAGATGCTATTGTGTATAAACCTGAATTCATCCAAAGTTGGAGAGATAGCTCAGCAATTGATCCTATTCGATGGCCTAATACTGATTGGTTTAGTTTTCTTTTCAAGAATGGTTCTATGCAAGAACATAATCTTTCAGTAAACGGGGGTACAGAGAATATTACTTATAATGTTTCCCTCAATTACCTGCAAAACCAGGGGATGATAAGTAGTACTTCATACAAAAGGTACGGGCTGCGCATGAACATAGATGGAAAAATAAGCGATCGGATTAAAACAGGTACCAACTTTGCAATAAATACAGGCTTACAGAAAGGACCTGCTGATATCAGTAGCTTATTTACTTTTATGAGTAGTCCGGACATTTATCCTAAACATCCGGATGGTCGCTACGGAGCGGTTCAGGATGGGGCTAACGCACAAACCAATAATGCGCTTGCTCGCTTGGAACTGGAAAAAAGTCAGAATCAGAAACTCGATTTAACAGGTATCGGGTATGTTCAAGTTGAATTGTTAAAAGACCTCTTCTTGAAAGGTAATGCAGGTATTCGGTATGGACAAAACAATAGCTCAACCTTTCAAATGCAAGCCGATTTATGGAATTTCAGAACCGGTAAAAATATACAACCTGTTACTACCCCTGGAAATTCATTATTCAACAGTTTTGATAAAAACTACACATTAACCTTATTTCCAACGCTTAATTACAGTGTTACTCTGAAAAACGCACATGCTTTGAGTGCGTTAGCGGGATATAGTCAGGAGTTTTATAAAAGAGATTATTTTGGAGGTTCAGGGAGTAAGATTTTTAGCCCTGAAACACCGGTATTAGCTACTGCTCTGGATAATATTAAAACTGAGGGAGCTGCTACAGAATGGGCGATGAAATCATTTTTTGGAAGATTAAACTACGATTATAAAGGAAGATACCTGTTAGAAGCTAACCTTCGGGCCGATGGCTCTTCCCGCTTTGCACCTGGTAATCGTTGGGGATATTTCCCTTCTTTTTCTGCCGCTTGGAGAATTACAGAAGAAAAATTTGCTGCGGGTTTACGCAATTATGTGGATAATATAAAACTCAGAGGATCATGGGGTAAGCTGGGGAATAATAATACCAACCCAAATAATTATACAAACGGTAATGATTATGCTTATCAGTCATTATACAATGCTTCAGGGGTTAACTACAATTTTGGAGGTTCAGTAGCTGGCGGTATTGCTCCTACGGCCCTTGTAAATCAGGGTATCAGTTGGGAATCCACAACCATTAAAAACGTAGGAATGGATATGGACTTCTTTAAATCTAAACTACATGTTGAAGCAAACTATTTTAACAAAATAACAAATGGTATCCTTTATACTTTAGATGTTCCGGATTACATAGGTGGCTTAGGCGGGCCGGTAGTAAACCTGGCTGAAGTTACCAACAAAGGATGGGAATTGTCAACGCAATATTCGGATAAGATTGGCAAGGTGGAGCTTTCGATTGGTGGTAATATTACTCATGTTGATAATGAGGTTTCTAAGTTCCGTGGCGAGAATATCCGCGCAGGTAGTTTATTTATCATTCAGGAAGGATACCCAATCAGCTCTATTTTTGGGTATCAGGCGGCAGGTATTTTCAGATCAGCTGATGAAGTGATGGCTGCCCCTGTGCAAAAGGTGATCAGTGGTAACTCTAAAGTAAGTACTTCTCCCGGAGATATTCGCTATACGGATGTGAATGGGGATAATAAAATTACAAGTGATGACAGAAAGGTAATTGGAAACGTTCTTCCTAAATATACCTTTGGGTTAAATTTAAGTGTAAAAGCATACGGTTTTGAACTTTCTACAATCTTTAACGGAGTATATAAGCAGGATGCTTACCTGAATTCTAACTTCTACACCTGGCAGGCCGAAGGATCTACTGCCCGTCGTATAAATGCAAAATGGATGGATCGTTGGACTCCGGATAATGCCAACGCTGAATTACCTCGACTTACGACCAGTAAATTCACTGATAATAACATGAATTCAAGTTTTTGGGTCCAAGATGCATCCTTCCTGCGATTAAAGAATGTACAGTTGACTTATAATATACCTTCTAAATTCGTTCAAAAAATAAAACTGAGCGATTTAAAAGTATATATAAATGCACAAAATCTGTTTACCATTACCAATTTTGATGGATTTGACCCTGAACGTACTTCTACTAATACCAATATCGAACATCCGAATGTTAAAGTGTTTAGCATGGGAATTAATACCAGTTTTTAA
- a CDS encoding MFS transporter, whose translation MNQSIVNQYRWRIAGLLFFATTINYLDRQVIGLLKPVLEKEFQWTETNYANIVMAFTAMYAIGLLGFGRLVDKIGSKLGYFISVAAWSIAAIGHAFVKTTFGFGFFRAALGLAEAGNFPAAIKSVTEWFPKKERALATGIFNSGANIGVIVAQAFVPLITFHYGWQQAFVWTGATGIIWLILWWKYYEIPTRHKKISQTEYDYIHCDADLVSETKHDSSASISWFQLLKVRQTWAFVTGKFLTDPIWWFFLFWLPSFFVSKFSLNLKSLGLPGIAVYTAACIGSIGGGWLSGHLIKKGWPVFKARKTAMLSFAFMVVPIFFIQYVNNLWIAVGLISLAAAAHQAWSANIFTTASDMFPKQAISSVVGIGGMAGAVGGILFPLFIGFLLDHYKAIGNVMAGYNIIFSICGSAYLLAWIIMHFLVAKLQPVRFNEDLTPTEIVK comes from the coding sequence ATGAATCAATCAATTGTTAATCAATATCGTTGGCGAATTGCAGGTTTACTGTTTTTTGCAACAACTATAAATTATCTGGATAGGCAGGTAATTGGCCTATTGAAACCTGTATTGGAAAAGGAGTTCCAGTGGACAGAAACCAATTATGCAAATATTGTAATGGCATTTACTGCTATGTATGCTATTGGCTTGCTTGGATTTGGTAGGCTTGTTGATAAAATCGGCAGTAAGCTGGGTTACTTCATTTCAGTTGCTGCTTGGAGCATAGCCGCTATTGGGCATGCATTTGTAAAGACAACGTTTGGTTTCGGTTTTTTCAGAGCTGCATTGGGTTTGGCCGAGGCCGGTAATTTTCCAGCCGCCATTAAATCCGTTACCGAATGGTTCCCGAAAAAGGAACGGGCACTTGCAACTGGTATTTTCAATTCAGGAGCTAATATTGGCGTAATCGTGGCTCAAGCATTTGTTCCTCTGATAACTTTCCATTACGGTTGGCAGCAAGCCTTCGTCTGGACAGGAGCAACTGGTATTATTTGGTTGATTCTTTGGTGGAAATATTACGAAATTCCTACTCGACATAAAAAGATCTCTCAAACAGAATATGATTACATCCATTGCGATGCAGATCTTGTCTCTGAAACTAAACATGATTCATCCGCCTCGATATCTTGGTTTCAATTGCTTAAAGTAAGACAAACCTGGGCGTTTGTGACCGGTAAATTTTTAACAGATCCAATTTGGTGGTTTTTCCTTTTCTGGCTTCCATCTTTCTTTGTTAGCAAATTCAGCCTTAATTTAAAAAGTCTCGGATTACCAGGCATTGCGGTCTACACAGCTGCATGCATAGGGAGTATTGGAGGAGGTTGGTTATCGGGACACCTTATTAAAAAAGGGTGGCCTGTTTTTAAAGCCAGGAAAACAGCAATGTTAAGCTTTGCTTTTATGGTTGTGCCAATTTTCTTTATTCAATACGTAAACAATCTTTGGATTGCAGTTGGATTAATCAGCCTTGCTGCGGCAGCACACCAGGCTTGGTCGGCAAATATTTTTACCACAGCATCCGATATGTTCCCTAAACAGGCTATAAGCTCTGTAGTAGGTATTGGCGGGATGGCAGGTGCAGTAGGAGGCATCCTCTTTCCTTTATTTATCGGTTTTCTTTTAGATCATTATAAAGCAATCGGGAATGTAATGGCAGGATACAACATAATCTTCTCAATTTGCGGTAGCGCCTACTTGCTGGCTTGGATTATTATGCACTTTCTTGTAGCAAAGCTACAACCTGTAAGATTTAATGAGGACTTAACCCCTACAGAAATAGTTAAATAA
- the kduI gene encoding 5-dehydro-4-deoxy-D-glucuronate isomerase yields the protein MQNYFESRYALGPEEVKEMNTTQLRDKFLIENIFEIDSIRMTLSHYDRYIAGGVMPVNQSVTLSNPDSLKAGYFLERRELGIINVGGKGTVVADGVAYELEYKEALYIGQGTKEVIFSSSNPQQPAKFYINSAPAHQTFPTKKVSRKDAEVVELGSTATSNHRVINKLIVNSVLPTCQLQMGMTELKSGSVWNTMPAHVHDRRMEVYFYFEVPENQSVCHFMGQTDETRHIWMQNEQAVISPNWSIHSGAGTSNYTFIWGMAGENLDYGDMDHCSITDLR from the coding sequence ATGCAGAATTATTTTGAAAGTCGCTATGCGCTGGGGCCGGAAGAAGTAAAAGAAATGAACACAACGCAGTTGCGCGATAAGTTTTTGATTGAAAATATTTTTGAAATTGACAGCATACGAATGACGCTCTCACATTACGATCGTTACATTGCCGGTGGCGTAATGCCAGTTAATCAATCGGTAACTCTATCTAATCCGGATAGTTTAAAAGCAGGGTATTTTCTTGAAAGGAGAGAGTTGGGAATTATTAACGTTGGAGGAAAAGGTACTGTTGTGGCTGATGGTGTAGCCTATGAATTAGAATATAAAGAGGCTTTGTACATCGGACAAGGCACTAAAGAAGTTATTTTCTCGTCGTCCAACCCTCAACAACCTGCAAAGTTTTATATCAATTCAGCTCCGGCGCACCAAACCTTTCCAACTAAAAAAGTTTCGCGAAAGGATGCAGAAGTAGTTGAATTAGGAAGTACGGCAACTTCTAATCATCGTGTTATTAACAAGCTGATTGTTAACAGTGTATTACCTACCTGTCAGTTGCAAATGGGCATGACGGAGTTAAAATCGGGTAGCGTGTGGAACACCATGCCTGCACATGTACACGATCGTCGTATGGAGGTGTATTTTTATTTTGAAGTTCCTGAAAATCAGTCCGTATGTCACTTTATGGGACAGACTGATGAAACCAGACACATTTGGATGCAAAATGAACAAGCTGTAATTTCTCCGAATTGGTCAATTCATTCAGGCGCAGGCACTTCTAATTATACTTTCATTTGGGGTATGGCCGGCGAAAATTTAGATTATGGGGATATGGATCACTGTTCAATCACTGATTTAAGATAA
- a CDS encoding bifunctional 4-hydroxy-2-oxoglutarate aldolase/2-dehydro-3-deoxy-phosphogluconate aldolase has translation MKHTQDKILRLLVEDGMLPLFYHDDLEVCKSVIKACYEGGARLFEFTHRGVNAKEHFAALRLWTREVMPELLLGVGTVKNADTARFYANADADFIVCPIVDEDTSSVCSEHELLWIPGCMTPTEIARAEKLGAKVVKLFPGELLGNQFIISIRPLFPDLSFIVTGGVTTEKENLRGWINAGAKAVGMGSKLMATEWVDNKQFINITNSVKEALEILKQ, from the coding sequence ATGAAACATACTCAAGATAAAATTCTTCGTTTACTGGTTGAAGATGGCATGCTTCCTCTGTTTTATCATGATGATTTAGAGGTGTGCAAATCAGTAATTAAAGCCTGTTATGAGGGTGGAGCACGGTTGTTTGAGTTCACACATAGAGGTGTAAATGCTAAAGAACATTTTGCTGCTTTGCGTTTATGGACTCGAGAGGTAATGCCGGAACTATTATTAGGAGTTGGAACAGTGAAAAACGCGGATACGGCCAGATTTTACGCAAATGCAGACGCCGATTTTATCGTTTGTCCAATCGTTGATGAGGATACTTCATCCGTTTGTTCGGAACATGAGCTCCTTTGGATTCCGGGCTGTATGACGCCAACAGAAATTGCCAGAGCCGAAAAGTTGGGCGCAAAGGTTGTAAAACTTTTCCCTGGAGAGCTTTTGGGTAATCAGTTTATAATATCGATTCGTCCATTATTTCCTGACCTTTCTTTTATAGTTACTGGCGGAGTAACTACAGAAAAAGAGAATTTACGTGGATGGATAAATGCCGGAGCGAAAGCTGTTGGAATGGGTTCAAAATTAATGGCAACAGAATGGGTTGATAATAAGCAATTCATTAACATAACCAATTCTGTAAAAGAAGCACTGGAAATATTGAAACAATAA
- a CDS encoding sugar kinase, whose amino-acid sequence MITTFGEPLLRLSPHISKGEAGIYVGGSEANVCIALGTWGNQVGYISKLPSNELGHSIHDYLIHNNVNTDHVYQEGERVGIYFLMQGADLQHSSVIYDRNHSAFSQWKPGETDWLTILKGSTWFHWSAITPALNPELAQVCHEALKAAKELGLFISVDLNYRSKLWQYGKKPIDVMPQLVQFCDLIMGNIWAANTMLGTPLINEEFNNANKMEYNKAAVEAADKVFKCFPNCTQTAFTFRFSDAAEHTSLFATLNTKTNHYLSNTYISHNVIDRVGSGDAFMAGLIYGFSNKWEEQQILEFAVASAYCKWHILGDHTTASVKQIMDTSAKFHETYSR is encoded by the coding sequence ATGATTACAACTTTTGGTGAACCTTTGCTCAGACTGTCTCCTCATATCTCAAAAGGTGAGGCAGGAATATATGTTGGAGGTAGCGAGGCAAATGTTTGCATTGCCTTGGGAACTTGGGGAAATCAGGTGGGGTACATCAGCAAACTACCCAGTAATGAATTAGGACATTCAATACATGATTATTTAATTCATAACAATGTAAATACTGATCATGTTTATCAGGAAGGTGAAAGGGTTGGCATTTACTTCTTGATGCAAGGGGCCGATTTACAACATTCTTCGGTTATTTATGATCGAAACCATTCGGCCTTTAGTCAATGGAAGCCTGGAGAAACCGATTGGTTGACAATATTGAAAGGGAGTACGTGGTTTCATTGGAGTGCAATTACACCGGCATTAAATCCAGAATTGGCTCAGGTATGCCATGAAGCATTAAAAGCAGCAAAAGAATTAGGTTTATTTATTTCAGTAGATCTTAATTATCGATCAAAATTATGGCAATATGGCAAAAAGCCTATCGACGTAATGCCCCAACTCGTTCAGTTTTGCGACTTAATCATGGGAAATATTTGGGCCGCTAATACCATGCTAGGAACTCCGTTGATAAATGAAGAGTTTAATAACGCTAACAAGATGGAGTACAATAAGGCTGCTGTTGAAGCAGCAGATAAGGTGTTCAAATGTTTTCCAAATTGTACCCAAACGGCCTTTACGTTCCGCTTCTCTGATGCTGCTGAGCATACAAGTTTGTTTGCAACGTTGAATACAAAAACGAATCATTATTTATCCAACACCTATATAAGTCACAACGTTATCGATCGGGTTGGTAGTGGAGATGCTTTTATGGCTGGACTAATTTACGGCTTCTCAAATAAGTGGGAGGAACAACAAATCTTGGAATTCGCAGTGGCTTCAGCTTATTGCAAATGGCATATTTTGGGCGACCATACCACTGCAAGCGTAAAGCAGATTATGGATACTTCAGCTAAATTTCATGAAACATACTCAAGATAA
- a CDS encoding glycoside hydrolase family 88 protein: MKLSKQLFKGLVCAGLILSGTANAQNAPKEQMKKLIDANLTFAAQQYKVLAQNVPASVMPKTYNAKDNKVITSDTQWWCSGFYPGTLLYIYEYTKDPSILQEAKQRLAILEKEKHFTGNHDLGFMMFCSFGNAYRLFGVPEYKTILDTSAASLSTRFRPSISAIQSWDKSKNFNCPVIIDNMMNLELLCWVSDNGGDPKYKNIAITHANTTLKNHFRPDYSSYHVLDYDLNTGKVLKKVTWQGAADSSPWSRGQGWGLYGYTLMYRFTKDQAYLNQARRIAQFILKHPNLPADMIPYWDFNAPGIPNTYRDASAGALIASALLELGQYVSNKERKQFVGAAEKMLLSLSSDTYRAKPGTNGGFILMHSTGALPFKSEVDVPLTYADYYFIEALLRYKKWYLADTLTTKN; this comes from the coding sequence ATGAAACTATCCAAACAACTATTCAAAGGCTTAGTGTGTGCAGGCTTAATTTTAAGTGGCACAGCGAACGCACAAAATGCTCCAAAAGAGCAAATGAAGAAATTAATTGATGCGAACTTAACCTTTGCAGCTCAGCAATATAAAGTCTTGGCACAAAACGTTCCGGCAAGTGTGATGCCTAAAACGTATAATGCGAAAGATAATAAAGTGATTACTAGTGATACTCAATGGTGGTGCAGTGGTTTTTACCCTGGAACACTTCTTTATATTTATGAATACACAAAAGATCCTTCTATTCTGCAGGAAGCTAAACAACGTTTAGCAATTCTGGAAAAAGAAAAGCATTTTACGGGCAATCATGACCTGGGTTTTATGATGTTTTGCAGTTTCGGCAATGCTTATCGATTGTTTGGTGTTCCGGAATATAAAACTATTCTTGATACTTCAGCTGCTTCACTCTCTACACGTTTCCGTCCTTCTATTTCAGCCATTCAATCATGGGATAAAAGCAAAAACTTTAACTGTCCGGTTATCATTGACAATATGATGAACCTCGAATTATTGTGCTGGGTAAGTGATAACGGCGGAGATCCGAAGTATAAAAATATAGCCATAACACATGCCAATACCACGCTGAAGAATCACTTTAGACCTGATTACAGTTCTTACCATGTGTTGGATTATGATTTAAATACCGGCAAAGTGCTAAAGAAAGTGACCTGGCAAGGCGCTGCAGATTCATCTCCATGGAGCCGCGGACAAGGATGGGGATTATACGGATATACCTTGATGTATCGCTTCACCAAAGATCAAGCTTATCTTAATCAGGCAAGACGCATTGCACAATTTATCCTGAAGCATCCAAATCTTCCGGCCGATATGATTCCTTACTGGGATTTTAATGCACCTGGTATACCTAATACCTACAGAGATGCCTCAGCAGGTGCACTTATAGCTTCTGCCTTATTAGAATTAGGTCAATATGTAAGTAATAAAGAAAGAAAACAGTTTGTTGGCGCTGCTGAGAAAATGCTGCTATCCCTTTCTAGTGATACTTACAGAGCAAAACCTGGTACAAATGGTGGATTCATATTAATGCACAGCACTGGGGCTCTTCCATTTAAAAGTGAAGTGGATGTTCCTTTAACCTATGCAGACTATTATTTCATTGAAGCGCTGCTTCGTTATAAAAAATGGTATCTGGCAGATACATTAACTACTAAAAATTAA
- a CDS encoding heparinase II/III domain-containing protein, translating to MKKLINSFYLGICSCIAVTCTTQPVIGQEIPQRNYLANALRGQPAVYYFQDLGKWRSQKKQEVIAAFQSLSNSEKQQIISAADKLMEYNWPSLKAIQFLEYKTIGNRSNYEASLSERRNKLSTLIAAELVEGKGKYLPQITNGLWLLLEESTWVLPAHMSLQKAGVGLADPQEPIVDLTAGETSALVSWVHLLLQPQLNQISPELCKRIRFELDRRIVQPYLQHNDFWWMGFGKRMVNNWNIWINRNLLLTTLLMVDDSSDRSKMLEKLLLSADKFINGYPNDGGCDEGPTYWGHAGGKLIEFITLLSDASYGKINFSDKSLIHNIGSYIYKMHIDSNRMVNFADAKAYNIPHPDNVYAYGKLFNDSTLMQFGAWLYRLQNADGERHTHEFFSEFVNELEYRQELLSTTPKAPFPQESWLPNLQVLALRSKKGASKGLFFAAQGGHNNESHNHNDVGNFVLYVDGKPAIVDAGVGTYTAKTFSDERYTLWNMQSQWHNCPTINGVMQKEGKMFKATEVHFQSTSFQKTLSMDIASAYPSDAEVNKYQRSFIFEPSKHKLELKEVYSMKTVKAPLQLHFMTCLATSSSKNGELILVDSNGKAKLKLKYNPGVFNLKEDSKELDDPRLSKVWGSQLKRITLEVKHQNRSGNHSIIFTQL from the coding sequence ATGAAAAAGCTAATCAACTCATTTTATTTGGGTATTTGTAGCTGTATTGCTGTTACCTGCACTACGCAACCTGTCATAGGGCAAGAAATACCGCAAAGGAATTACCTGGCAAATGCTCTGCGAGGGCAACCGGCAGTATATTATTTTCAGGATTTGGGAAAATGGCGTTCCCAAAAGAAACAGGAAGTTATTGCAGCTTTCCAATCATTATCAAACTCTGAAAAGCAGCAGATTATTTCTGCTGCGGATAAATTGATGGAATATAACTGGCCTTCTCTTAAAGCGATTCAGTTTTTGGAATATAAAACAATCGGTAATCGATCAAACTATGAGGCCTCTCTTTCTGAACGTAGAAATAAACTAAGCACGTTAATAGCTGCTGAATTGGTAGAAGGGAAAGGAAAATATTTACCACAAATAACGAATGGCTTATGGCTGTTACTGGAAGAAAGCACCTGGGTGCTTCCGGCGCATATGAGTCTGCAAAAGGCAGGTGTTGGCTTGGCCGATCCGCAAGAACCCATTGTAGATCTTACAGCTGGTGAAACATCTGCTTTAGTGAGTTGGGTCCATTTGCTCTTGCAGCCACAACTTAATCAAATTTCCCCTGAACTGTGCAAACGTATTCGCTTTGAGTTGGATCGACGGATCGTTCAACCTTATTTACAACATAATGATTTCTGGTGGATGGGGTTTGGTAAACGCATGGTAAACAACTGGAACATTTGGATCAACAGGAATCTCTTGCTTACAACTTTGCTTATGGTGGATGATAGTTCAGACCGTAGTAAAATGCTTGAAAAATTATTGCTAAGCGCCGATAAATTCATCAATGGTTATCCTAATGATGGCGGTTGCGATGAAGGACCTACTTATTGGGGACACGCTGGAGGGAAACTCATTGAGTTTATCACCTTACTTTCCGATGCTTCTTATGGAAAAATAAATTTTTCAGATAAGTCATTGATCCATAACATTGGATCTTACATTTATAAAATGCATATCGATAGTAACCGGATGGTGAATTTTGCTGATGCAAAAGCCTACAATATTCCTCATCCAGACAATGTATATGCTTATGGGAAATTATTTAACGACTCAACATTGATGCAGTTTGGAGCCTGGCTATATCGACTACAAAATGCGGATGGAGAAAGACACACACACGAATTTTTCAGTGAATTTGTGAATGAATTGGAATACAGGCAGGAACTCTTATCCACTACTCCAAAAGCTCCTTTTCCGCAAGAAAGCTGGCTGCCAAACCTTCAGGTACTTGCCCTGCGTAGTAAAAAGGGGGCTTCCAAAGGATTATTTTTTGCTGCTCAAGGAGGACACAATAATGAGAGCCATAACCACAACGACGTTGGAAACTTCGTTTTATACGTTGATGGAAAGCCCGCTATTGTAGATGCCGGGGTTGGAACCTATACCGCCAAAACCTTCAGCGACGAACGGTATACACTTTGGAACATGCAGTCACAATGGCATAACTGCCCAACTATAAATGGTGTAATGCAGAAAGAAGGAAAAATGTTCAAAGCCACGGAAGTTCATTTTCAATCAACCTCCTTCCAAAAAACATTGAGCATGGACATCGCTTCAGCATATCCTTCGGATGCGGAGGTGAATAAATATCAACGCAGTTTTATTTTCGAACCTTCTAAACACAAACTGGAGTTAAAAGAAGTTTATTCAATGAAAACGGTTAAAGCTCCGTTGCAACTGCATTTCATGACCTGTTTAGCAACTTCTTCATCAAAAAATGGAGAGCTGATATTAGTTGATAGTAATGGAAAAGCCAAATTAAAATTGAAATATAATCCAGGAGTGTTCAATCTGAAAGAAGATTCAAAAGAGCTCGACGATCCGCGCTTGAGCAAAGTTTGGGGTTCACAATTGAAACGAATTACACTCGAAGTTAAACATCAAAATAGATCAGGTAACCATAGTATAATTTTCACGCAGCTTTAA